A DNA window from Mycolicibacter terrae contains the following coding sequences:
- a CDS encoding alpha/beta hydrolase family protein → MGSTQRVPQIIRGLGGVLPRSVRALQTSADWTAASPRGMRQLAEVLFDELTLTGMTLLAPAPVLARPLSECLAAADELSGLGIDGAHTAPDPLRVATIRRRRVAGLTVEQLRFRHDPGLPPSLAEFAGPATAAVVVCRHRGGPRPWLVWVHGAGQGNWSDLLVARVQRLHRLGFNIALPVQPGHGVRRRAWPAYPGHDPLANVAGMMRAISEVRAVVRWATPQATAVTVAGVSLGSPVAGLVSHLESGVDAVAVYTPIAGLNSMIAHHLWRWGPAGLSVADALRSETAAALMSVVDLLATNPRPAADRRLIVAARHDQMAYPEPAVALHDRWGGRLFWHDGGHAGHIFSRRVQAETEPFLSQIGAGR, encoded by the coding sequence ATGGGGTCGACGCAACGGGTACCGCAGATCATCCGGGGACTGGGTGGGGTGCTGCCCCGATCGGTCCGAGCACTGCAGACCTCAGCGGACTGGACGGCGGCCTCGCCCCGCGGGATGCGTCAACTGGCGGAGGTGCTGTTCGACGAGCTGACGCTGACCGGCATGACGCTGCTTGCTCCGGCCCCGGTGCTGGCTCGCCCGTTGTCCGAGTGTCTGGCGGCCGCCGACGAGCTGTCCGGGCTGGGTATCGACGGGGCGCACACCGCGCCGGATCCACTGCGGGTGGCGACGATTCGTCGGCGCCGGGTGGCAGGGCTGACCGTCGAGCAGCTGAGGTTCCGGCACGACCCCGGGCTGCCGCCGTCGCTGGCGGAGTTCGCCGGCCCGGCGACCGCGGCAGTCGTGGTGTGCCGCCACCGCGGCGGCCCGCGCCCCTGGCTGGTCTGGGTGCACGGAGCCGGTCAGGGCAACTGGTCGGATCTGCTGGTAGCGCGCGTGCAGCGGCTGCACCGGCTGGGTTTCAACATCGCGCTGCCGGTCCAGCCCGGCCACGGCGTGCGTCGCCGCGCCTGGCCCGCCTACCCCGGACATGATCCGCTGGCCAATGTCGCCGGGATGATGCGCGCGATCTCCGAAGTCCGTGCGGTGGTGCGCTGGGCGACGCCGCAGGCTACCGCCGTGACGGTGGCGGGTGTGTCGTTGGGCAGCCCGGTCGCCGGGCTGGTGTCGCACCTGGAGTCCGGCGTCGACGCCGTTGCGGTCTACACCCCGATCGCCGGGCTCAACTCGATGATCGCGCACCATCTGTGGCGATGGGGGCCGGCGGGGCTCTCCGTCGCCGACGCGTTGCGCTCGGAGACGGCCGCGGCATTGATGTCGGTGGTCGATCTGTTGGCCACCAATCCGAGACCGGCTGCCGATCGCCGGCTGATCGTGGCCGCGCGCCACGACCAGATGGCCTATCCCGAACCCGCGGTGGCGCTGCATGACCGGTGGGGCGGCCGGTTGTTCTGGCACGACGGCGGCCACGCCGGACATATCTTCTCGCGGCGGGTGCAGGCGGAGACCGAACCGTTTCTGTCGCAGATCGGAGCTGGCCGATGA
- the mftE gene encoding mycofactocin biosynthesis peptidyl-dipeptidase MftE, translated as MAVRGDLGSSTSSQLPGQPVTVLVPVGATEQHGPHLPLDTDTRIAQALARAVSERLAGSSAGSVGHGWPVAPAVAYGASGEHQSFAGTISIGTEALSRLLVEYGRSACCWAQRVVFVNGHGGNVQALAEAVGLLRFEARDVAWLPCAAADADAHAGHAETSLLLYLSPDEVRFDQAHPGNSAPLAQLLPALRSGGVAAVSAVGVLGDPTTATADEGSRLFAEMVDTSVAAIEAWAPGPDGMLR; from the coding sequence ATGGCGGTTCGCGGCGACCTCGGTAGCTCGACGTCGAGCCAGCTGCCGGGGCAGCCGGTGACGGTGCTGGTACCGGTCGGGGCGACAGAGCAGCACGGTCCGCACCTGCCCCTGGACACCGACACCCGGATCGCGCAGGCGCTGGCCCGGGCGGTGTCGGAGCGGTTGGCAGGGTCCTCGGCGGGCTCCGTCGGGCACGGTTGGCCGGTGGCGCCGGCGGTGGCCTACGGCGCCAGCGGGGAGCATCAGAGCTTCGCCGGAACCATCTCGATCGGCACCGAGGCGTTGAGCCGGCTGCTGGTGGAGTACGGCCGGTCGGCCTGCTGCTGGGCGCAGCGGGTGGTCTTCGTCAACGGCCACGGTGGCAACGTCCAGGCTCTGGCCGAGGCGGTAGGCCTGCTTCGCTTCGAGGCGCGCGACGTCGCCTGGTTGCCCTGTGCCGCCGCGGATGCCGACGCCCATGCCGGGCACGCCGAAACTTCACTGTTGCTGTATCTTTCGCCCGACGAGGTGAGGTTCGACCAGGCGCATCCGGGTAACAGCGCCCCGTTGGCTCAACTGCTCCCCGCGCTGCGCAGTGGCGGTGTCGCTGCGGTGAGCGCGGTCGGAGTGCTCGGCGATCCGACCACCGCCACCGCCGACGAGGGGAGCCGCCTCTTCGCCGAGATGGTCGACACCAGCGTCGCGGCGATCGAAGCCTGGGCTCCCGGGCCGGACGGAATGCTGCGATGA
- the mftA gene encoding mycofactocin precursor MftA (Mycofactocin is a small molecule electron carrier derived from the final two amino acids, Val-Tyr, of MftA, the mycofactocin precursor. It plays a role in redox homeostasis and the metabolism of alcohols and aldehydes in Actinobacteria, including Mycobacterium tuberculosis.) gives MDAQQQTEASTQTDLVVENLVEEVSIDGMCGVY, from the coding sequence ATGGACGCCCAGCAGCAGACCGAAGCCAGCACCCAGACCGATCTCGTCGTTGAGAACCTGGTCGAGGAAGTATCCATCGACGGTATGTGCGGGGTCTACTGA
- the mftD gene encoding pre-mycofactocin synthase MftD (MftD, an enzyme found in the mycofactocin biosynthesis locus, performs an oxidative deamination of 3-amino-5-[(p-hydroxyphenyl)methyl]-4,4-dimethyl-2-pyrrolidinone (AHDP). The resulting compound, now called pre-mycofactocin (PMFT), is a biologically active redox cofactor that can oxidize the non-exchangeable NADH of TIGR03971 family SDR-type oxidoreductases.), which produces MARDIWFETVAIAQERARKRLPKSAYSSLISASEKGLTVSDNVEAFSELGFAPHVVGALEKRDLSTTVMGQDLPFPVMISPTGVQAVHPDGEVAVARAAAARGTAMGLSSFASKPMEEVIAANPKTFFQIYWLGGRDAIAERVERARAAGAVGLIATTDWSFSHGRDWGSPKIPERMDLKTMVKMMPEALTRPRWFLQWAKTMRPPSLRVPNQGRRGEPGPPFFQAYGEWMGTPPPTWADIAWLRELWGGPFMLKGVMRVDDAKKAVDAGVSAISVSNHGGNNLDGTPAAIRALPAVAEAVGDQVEVLLDGGIRRGSDVVKALALGARAVMIGRAYLWGLAAAGQPGVENVLDILRGGIDSALMGLGRASVHDLSADDVLIPAGFTRPLGVPSDGGR; this is translated from the coding sequence ATGGCCCGTGACATCTGGTTCGAGACCGTCGCCATCGCCCAGGAAAGGGCGCGCAAACGTCTCCCGAAATCCGCATACTCGTCCCTGATCTCGGCCAGCGAGAAGGGCCTCACCGTCTCCGACAACGTCGAGGCCTTCAGTGAGCTGGGCTTCGCCCCCCACGTCGTCGGTGCGCTGGAGAAACGTGATCTGTCGACAACCGTTATGGGCCAGGATCTTCCATTTCCGGTGATGATCTCGCCGACGGGCGTGCAGGCCGTCCACCCCGACGGCGAGGTGGCCGTCGCGCGGGCTGCCGCCGCGCGCGGCACCGCGATGGGGCTGTCTTCGTTCGCCAGCAAACCGATGGAAGAGGTCATCGCGGCCAATCCCAAGACCTTCTTCCAGATCTACTGGCTGGGGGGCCGGGACGCGATCGCCGAACGGGTCGAGCGCGCGCGGGCCGCCGGTGCGGTCGGCCTGATCGCCACCACCGACTGGTCCTTCTCGCACGGCCGGGACTGGGGCAGCCCGAAGATCCCGGAGCGGATGGACCTCAAGACCATGGTCAAGATGATGCCGGAGGCCCTGACCCGGCCGCGGTGGTTCCTGCAGTGGGCCAAGACCATGCGCCCGCCGAGCCTGCGGGTGCCCAATCAGGGCCGGCGCGGTGAACCGGGGCCGCCGTTCTTCCAGGCCTACGGTGAGTGGATGGGTACCCCGCCGCCGACCTGGGCGGACATCGCCTGGCTGCGGGAGCTTTGGGGCGGGCCGTTCATGCTCAAGGGCGTGATGCGCGTCGATGACGCGAAAAAGGCTGTGGATGCCGGAGTTTCGGCGATCTCCGTGTCGAACCACGGCGGCAATAATCTGGACGGCACGCCGGCCGCGATCCGGGCACTGCCGGCCGTCGCCGAAGCGGTGGGCGACCAGGTGGAGGTGCTGCTCGACGGCGGCATCCGGCGGGGCAGCGACGTCGTCAAGGCGCTGGCGCTGGGCGCCCGGGCGGTGATGATCGGCCGCGCCTACCTGTGGGGGCTGGCCGCGGCCGGGCAGCCGGGGGTGGAAAACGTCCTCGACATCCTGCGCGGCGGTATCGACTCGGCTCTGATGGGCCTCGGGCGGGCCTCGGTGCACGATCTGTCGGCAGACGACGTGTTGATTCCGGCCGGTTTCACCCGGCCGCTCGGCGTGCCGTCCGACGGGGGCCGCTAG
- a CDS encoding TIGR03857 family LLM class F420-dependent oxidoreductase, translated as MTDRVLDELGYYLLAGAGGEGPAALMDEARRGEQLGFGTAFISERWNVKEASSLVGAACAVTDRMQIATAATNHNTRHPLITASWATTMHRLSGGRFTLGIGRGVAAMYAAFGIPSVTTAQMADFAQVMRRLWQGEVIFNHDGPIGRYQVLFLDPDFDEDIRLALVAFGPKTLELGGALFDDVILHTYFTPETLQRSVKTVKNAAERVGRDPASVRVWSCFATVGDHLPEELRLKKTVARLATYLQGYGDLMVRTNNWDPAVLQRFREDPVVTSIAGGIDHKASADQIEHIATLIPDDWLEPAATGTARQCAERVRAEFGYGADAVIMHGATPDELEPVVTAYRDLADRRE; from the coding sequence ATGACCGACCGCGTACTCGACGAACTGGGCTACTACCTTCTGGCCGGCGCCGGTGGCGAAGGGCCGGCCGCGCTGATGGACGAGGCCCGCCGTGGCGAGCAGCTCGGCTTCGGTACCGCGTTCATCTCCGAGCGCTGGAACGTCAAGGAGGCGTCATCGCTGGTTGGGGCGGCTTGCGCGGTCACCGACAGGATGCAGATCGCCACCGCCGCCACCAATCACAACACCCGTCATCCGCTGATCACGGCGTCGTGGGCGACCACCATGCACCGGCTATCCGGCGGCCGGTTCACCCTGGGCATCGGCCGCGGCGTGGCGGCCATGTATGCCGCGTTCGGCATCCCCAGTGTCACCACTGCGCAGATGGCCGACTTCGCGCAGGTGATGCGGCGGCTTTGGCAGGGCGAGGTGATCTTCAATCACGACGGGCCGATCGGTCGATATCAGGTGCTGTTTCTGGATCCGGACTTCGACGAGGACATCCGGCTGGCGCTGGTGGCGTTCGGACCGAAAACGCTCGAGCTGGGCGGCGCGCTGTTCGATGACGTCATCCTGCACACCTACTTCACTCCGGAAACGTTGCAGCGCAGCGTGAAGACAGTCAAGAATGCCGCGGAACGGGTCGGTCGCGATCCGGCCAGCGTGCGGGTGTGGTCGTGTTTTGCCACCGTCGGCGATCACCTGCCAGAGGAGTTGCGGCTGAAGAAGACGGTCGCGAGGCTCGCGACCTACCTGCAGGGCTACGGCGATCTGATGGTGCGTACCAACAACTGGGATCCCGCTGTACTGCAACGCTTCCGGGAGGATCCGGTGGTGACTTCTATCGCCGGCGGCATCGACCACAAGGCCAGCGCTGATCAGATCGAGCATATTGCCACCCTGATCCCCGACGACTGGCTGGAACCGGCGGCCACCGGTACGGCGCGGCAGTGCGCGGAGCGTGTCCGGGCGGAGTTCGGCTACGGGGCCGACGCAGTGATCATGCACGGCGCCACGCCCGACGAGTTGGAGCCGGTGGTCACCGCCTATCGCGACCTCGCCGACCGCCGAGAGTGA
- the mftC gene encoding mycofactocin radical SAM maturase (MftC is a radical SAM/SPASM enzyme that catalyzes the first two steps in biosynthesis of the electron carrier mycofactocin from the terminal Val-Tyr dipeptide of the precursor peptide MftA.), with protein sequence MTAPAAAPSLVEHFEHGLDAPICLTWELTYACNLACVHCLSASGRRDPRELSTRACKDIIDELERMQVFYVNIGGGEPTVREDFWELVDYATAHHVGVKFSTNGLRITPEVAAKLAASDYVDVQISLDGATAEVNDPIRGKGSFDMAIRALENLSAAGFADTKISVVATRHNIDQLDDFAALAARYGATLRITRLRPSGRGVDVWDDLHPTADQQRQLYDWLVAKGEGVLTGDSFFHLAPLGESGALAGLNMCGAGRVVCLIDPVGDVYACPFAIHDEFLAGNVLADGGFAQVWRHSELFNELRSPKAGGACASCPLYDTCRGGCMAAKFFTGLPMDGPDPECVRGFGEQALAGERQKPRPSSDHSRGKRSSAPRSLTVLAPAGPAKAPKRLCDESPI encoded by the coding sequence GTGACCGCACCCGCCGCAGCCCCGAGCCTGGTCGAGCATTTCGAGCACGGCCTGGATGCGCCGATCTGCCTGACCTGGGAGCTCACCTACGCCTGCAACCTGGCCTGTGTGCACTGCCTGTCCGCGTCGGGCCGGCGTGACCCGCGGGAGCTGTCCACGAGGGCGTGCAAGGACATCATCGACGAGCTGGAACGCATGCAAGTGTTCTACGTCAACATCGGTGGTGGGGAACCCACTGTGCGAGAAGACTTCTGGGAACTGGTGGACTATGCCACCGCCCACCACGTCGGGGTGAAATTCTCCACCAACGGCCTGCGGATCACGCCGGAGGTGGCGGCCAAGCTGGCGGCCAGCGACTATGTCGACGTCCAGATCTCCTTGGACGGCGCCACCGCCGAGGTCAACGACCCGATTCGCGGCAAGGGCTCCTTCGACATGGCGATCCGCGCATTGGAGAACCTGTCGGCGGCCGGATTCGCCGACACCAAGATCTCGGTCGTGGCAACCCGTCACAACATCGACCAGCTCGACGACTTCGCCGCGCTGGCGGCGCGATACGGCGCCACGCTGCGCATCACCCGACTGCGTCCGTCCGGCCGGGGTGTGGACGTCTGGGATGACCTGCACCCGACCGCCGACCAACAGCGCCAGCTGTACGACTGGCTGGTCGCCAAGGGCGAGGGCGTGCTGACCGGAGACTCGTTCTTCCACCTGGCGCCGCTGGGTGAATCCGGTGCGCTGGCCGGACTGAACATGTGCGGTGCCGGTCGGGTGGTCTGCCTGATCGACCCGGTCGGCGACGTCTATGCCTGCCCGTTCGCCATCCACGACGAGTTCCTGGCCGGAAATGTGTTGGCCGATGGCGGATTCGCTCAGGTCTGGAGGCATTCCGAGCTTTTCAACGAGCTGCGCAGCCCCAAGGCGGGCGGTGCCTGTGCCAGCTGTCCGCTGTATGACACCTGCCGGGGCGGCTGCATGGCCGCCAAGTTCTTCACCGGTCTGCCGATGGACGGGCCCGACCCGGAATGCGTCCGCGGCTTCGGTGAGCAGGCGCTGGCCGGCGAGCGACAGAAGCCCCGCCCGAGCAGCGACCACTCGCGTGGAAAGCGCAGCAGCGCGCCGCGGTCTCTGACGGTGCTCGCCCCGGCGGGCCCGGCGAAGGCCCCCAAGCGGCTCTGCGATGAAAGTCCGATCTGA
- the mftR gene encoding mycofactocin system transcriptional regulator (MftR, the mycofactocin system transcriptional regulator, is an uncharacterized TetR family DNA-binding transcription factor. Its role is inferred by context. It occurs as part of the biosynthesis locus for mycofactocin, a partially characterized electron carrier derived from the terminal Val-Tyr dipeptide of the precursor peptide MftA, through a radical SAM enzyme-mediated process.) has protein sequence MGGTGSQAQTRVGRRRSTTREHITAVAIDLFATRGFGEVSVDDVAHAAGIARRTLFRYYASKNAIPWGDFDAHLRQLRELLDGIDPDAPLGDALRAALLTFNTFDDGETARHRRRMRVILQTDELQAYSMTMYAGWRSVIAEFVARRDGVAPTDLRPQTVAWMMLGVALSAYEHWLRDTSLALPQALGDAFDAIRGGLD, from the coding sequence GTGGGTGGCACCGGATCGCAGGCGCAGACCAGGGTCGGCCGTCGCCGCTCGACCACCCGGGAGCACATCACCGCCGTGGCGATCGACCTGTTCGCCACCCGGGGGTTCGGTGAGGTCAGTGTCGACGACGTCGCCCATGCCGCCGGAATCGCCCGTCGCACGCTGTTTCGGTACTACGCCTCGAAGAACGCCATCCCCTGGGGTGACTTCGATGCACATCTGCGGCAGCTGCGCGAGCTGCTGGACGGTATCGATCCCGACGCCCCGCTCGGCGACGCGCTACGCGCGGCTCTGTTGACGTTCAACACCTTCGACGACGGTGAGACCGCTCGGCATCGGCGGCGAATGCGGGTGATCCTGCAAACCGACGAACTGCAGGCCTACTCGATGACGATGTACGCGGGGTGGCGCAGCGTGATCGCCGAATTCGTGGCACGCCGCGACGGGGTGGCCCCGACCGACCTGCGGCCGCAGACGGTGGCGTGGATGATGCTGGGCGTCGCACTGAGCGCCTACGAACACTGGCTGCGCGACACGTCCCTGGCACTGCCACAGGCTCTCGGCGACGCATTCGACGCCATCCGCGGCGGCCTGGACTGA
- the mftB gene encoding mycofactocin biosynthesis chaperone MftB (MftB, a small protein, is a peptide chaperone that assists the radical SAM enzyme MftC in performing two modifications to the C-terminal Val-Tyr dipeptide of the mycofactocin precursor peptide, MftA. MftB's role is analogous to the role of PqqD in the biosynthesis of PQQ, a cofactor that derives entirely from a Tyr and a Glu in the precursor PqqA.) yields the protein MSAAAGAARVTDTFNPDLGWRLHPQVSVRPETFGALLYHFGTRKLSFLKNLTMVTLVNSLAEHPDARSACRAAGIDAAAEPAYLRALGVLAASDILIAAYPEETP from the coding sequence GTGTCCGCCGCCGCCGGGGCGGCGCGCGTCACCGACACCTTCAACCCGGATCTGGGCTGGCGCCTGCATCCACAGGTGTCGGTGCGGCCCGAGACTTTCGGCGCGCTGCTGTATCACTTCGGGACGCGCAAGCTGTCGTTCCTGAAGAACCTCACCATGGTCACGCTGGTCAACTCGCTGGCCGAGCACCCCGACGCCCGGTCGGCTTGTCGCGCCGCGGGGATCGACGCCGCCGCCGAACCGGCCTACCTGCGTGCCCTGGGCGTCCTGGCGGCGTCCGACATCCTGATCGCCGCGTACCCCGAGGAGACACCGTGA
- a CDS encoding phosphotransferase, which translates to MTALAIPSGIDAVTPQWLTTALCSCGTIADTAAVTGVSAERIAEDTGFSALLYRLRITGSQGLPPSLIVKLPAQSEARGAMEMLGGYQRELSFYQSVAGRAPLPTPRVYAALIDGVDFVLVMEDLADWVNADHLAGLSMRQARVAIQQLAGLHAWSVTAADSDALAVFPSLDTPVVRELLVAAFGIGWQVYRDKSAAPVPAAVARYTERFTEFAPQALAALTERRMLLHGDIRADNMFFDGDALKVVDYQFASLGCGVADIGYLVSQGLPVQARRGHDEELVRDYLVELAAQGVTDYGFDEAWRHYRMAVAYLLLFPVLALIGWDTMPQRSRDLCLTLTDRAVATIDDVDAIGVFA; encoded by the coding sequence ATGACCGCGTTGGCGATTCCCTCCGGCATCGACGCTGTGACACCGCAATGGCTGACCACGGCGCTGTGTTCCTGCGGCACCATCGCCGACACCGCTGCAGTCACCGGGGTCTCGGCTGAGCGGATCGCCGAGGACACCGGGTTCTCGGCGTTGCTGTATCGGCTGCGGATCACCGGAAGCCAGGGGCTGCCACCGAGTTTGATCGTCAAGCTGCCCGCCCAGTCCGAGGCCAGAGGGGCCATGGAGATGCTGGGCGGCTACCAACGTGAACTGTCGTTCTACCAATCGGTGGCGGGCAGGGCGCCGCTGCCGACGCCCCGGGTCTACGCCGCCCTGATCGACGGCGTGGATTTCGTGCTGGTGATGGAGGACCTGGCGGACTGGGTCAATGCCGACCATCTCGCCGGGCTCTCGATGCGACAAGCCCGCGTGGCGATCCAGCAGTTGGCCGGTTTGCATGCCTGGTCGGTCACCGCCGCCGACTCCGATGCGCTTGCGGTCTTTCCCAGTCTTGACACGCCGGTTGTTCGTGAGCTGCTGGTTGCGGCCTTCGGAATCGGATGGCAGGTCTACCGCGACAAGTCCGCGGCTCCGGTGCCCGCTGCGGTCGCTCGATACACCGAGCGGTTCACCGAGTTCGCCCCGCAGGCATTGGCGGCGTTGACAGAACGCCGGATGCTGCTGCACGGCGATATCCGTGCTGACAACATGTTCTTCGACGGCGACGCGCTGAAGGTCGTCGACTACCAGTTCGCTTCGCTGGGGTGCGGCGTCGCCGACATCGGATATCTGGTCAGCCAGGGGCTGCCGGTGCAGGCTCGCCGCGGCCACGACGAGGAGCTGGTGCGCGACTACCTGGTCGAGCTCGCCGCGCAGGGCGTCACCGACTACGGCTTCGACGAGGCGTGGCGGCACTACCGGATGGCGGTGGCGTATCTGCTGTTGTTTCCCGTCCTCGCCCTGATCGGCTGGGACACGATGCCGCAGCGCTCCCGCGACCTGTGCCTGACGCTGACCGACCGGGCGGTGGCGACCATCGACGACGTCGATGCGATCGGGGTGTTTGCGTGA
- a CDS encoding nuclear transport factor 2 family protein, translated as MSGRVRGAREVVELYNLVVWNERDFALADELIGDVVVRHEVGEAHTLTHDQAVARVVDHWKLFDTLRFELNLVVAGDDGEHVAIVYQSPMTLSDGTEMTVSSMEVFRVVDGKITEVWNCGYKQGVWA; from the coding sequence GTGAGCGGCAGGGTCCGCGGTGCCCGTGAGGTGGTGGAGCTGTACAACCTGGTGGTGTGGAACGAGCGCGATTTCGCGCTCGCCGACGAATTGATCGGTGACGTCGTGGTGCGACACGAGGTGGGCGAAGCGCACACGCTGACACATGACCAGGCTGTTGCGCGGGTGGTGGATCACTGGAAGCTGTTCGACACGCTGCGTTTCGAGCTGAACCTCGTCGTCGCCGGCGACGACGGCGAACACGTCGCCATCGTCTACCAATCACCGATGACCCTGAGCGACGGGACTGAAATGACCGTCAGCAGTATGGAGGTGTTCCGCGTGGTCGACGGGAAGATCACCGAGGTGTGGAACTGCGGATACAAGCAAGGGGTTTGGGCATGA